A window of Eubacteriaceae bacterium ES3 contains these coding sequences:
- a CDS encoding PAS domain-containing protein: MNKKLEVYVSLVDFLAEFMGENTEVVLHDMTDWHHSVVAIRNGYISGRTVGDPITEVSLRILKSQIHLKKDFIWNDPVKLKKKETIRSGTWFIKDDDESLIGMLCINTDDEELIKVRDILNRMVKKNIEAKPEVETEKFSVDAKEMVDKHLTHLMPKWPVKVKMMKKKEKVALVKSLDEMGTFSVKGSIWYLANLLNVSIPTLYRYIAEAKDLEDRE, translated from the coding sequence ATGAACAAAAAATTGGAAGTTTATGTTTCGCTGGTTGATTTTCTGGCGGAATTTATGGGCGAAAATACAGAAGTTGTTCTACATGATATGACCGATTGGCATCATTCTGTAGTTGCAATCAGAAATGGCTATATCAGTGGGAGAACCGTTGGAGATCCGATCACTGAAGTTTCGTTGCGGATACTAAAAAGTCAGATTCATCTAAAAAAAGATTTTATCTGGAATGATCCGGTTAAATTAAAGAAAAAAGAGACCATCCGCTCAGGTACCTGGTTTATAAAGGATGATGATGAGTCTTTGATCGGGATGCTTTGTATTAACACAGATGACGAAGAACTGATAAAAGTAAGAGATATCCTAAATCGGATGGTCAAAAAAAATATTGAAGCCAAGCCGGAAGTAGAAACAGAAAAATTCAGTGTCGATGCCAAAGAGATGGTTGATAAACATCTTACCCATCTAATGCCAAAGTGGCCGGTAAAAGTCAAGATGATGAAGAAAAAGGAAAAAGTTGCTCTGGTAAAAAGTTTAGACGAGATGGGAACTTTTTCGGTAAAAGGAAGCATCTGGTACCTGGCCAACCTCTTAAATGTATCGATTCCGACCTTATATCGTTATATTGCCGAAGCCAAGGATTTGGAAGACCGAGAGTAA
- a CDS encoding Cof-type HAD-IIB family hydrolase: MNIKLIALDLDGTTLKSDFKSITKKTEDTLKAAIEQGIHVVPSTGRILGQLPESVTSIPGINYAVTSNGASVVNLRTKEVISSQYIGAGTIKKIMPVLSRKKLFCEVYHKGQSYAEHRFFESIEDIKEFPPDLIDFIKNKSTAVDSIAEFTMANAGEIEKINIPLLSDQNHRRLWQRFSQIRGVTLTQALASNIEVNHRDSNKGRGLKALCKLLEVKQSEVMALGDSDNDIKMLEFAGLPVAMGNASDDVKAVAKVVTLRFDEDGLAHAIEKYALNK; this comes from the coding sequence ATGAATATTAAACTAATTGCACTGGACCTGGATGGGACCACCTTAAAAAGTGACTTTAAATCCATCACAAAAAAAACGGAAGATACTTTAAAAGCAGCAATCGAACAGGGAATTCATGTTGTGCCTTCAACCGGCCGAATTCTTGGACAACTGCCAGAATCAGTGACTTCCATTCCCGGGATTAATTATGCGGTGACCTCTAATGGGGCTTCAGTTGTAAATTTAAGAACAAAAGAAGTTATCTCTTCCCAATATATTGGGGCGGGCACGATAAAAAAGATTATGCCAGTTTTAAGCAGGAAAAAGCTTTTTTGTGAGGTCTATCACAAGGGTCAGTCCTATGCTGAACATCGTTTTTTTGAATCCATCGAAGATATTAAGGAATTTCCACCAGACTTGATTGACTTTATCAAGAATAAATCCACTGCTGTTGATTCTATAGCAGAATTTACCATGGCCAATGCTGGGGAAATTGAAAAAATTAATATCCCCCTTTTAAGTGACCAGAACCACCGTCGTTTATGGCAGCGCTTTTCTCAGATCAGAGGGGTGACACTGACCCAGGCCCTTGCCAGTAATATTGAGGTAAATCACCGAGATTCCAATAAAGGCAGGGGTTTAAAGGCGCTTTGTAAGCTTCTTGAGGTTAAACAGTCAGAAGTTATGGCATTAGGTGACAGTGACAACGATATTAAAATGCTTGAGTTTGCCGGTTTGCCGGTGGCTATGGGCAATGCTTCTGACGATGTTAAAGCCGTAGCCAAAGTAGTCACTTTACGTTTCGATGAAGATGGTCTCGCTCACGCTATTGAGAAATATGCCTTAAACAAGTAG
- a CDS encoding ABC transporter ATP-binding protein: protein MTINIANLKKAYGDQIIFDDFSQAIETNRITGITGPSGAGKTTLLRLLSGLEKADGGTITGVEKNNLSFIFQEPRLLPWLTVRQNLRFVMNQLNVKRTGPFEDEIDQMLSQVELTSAKDLYPQALSGGMKQRVSIARAFLVPSSLLIMDEPFVNLDAELKDRLMELFLSLWEKSKKTVIFVSHDNIEIRKLSDIILTLSENPVRVLKSEENIKL, encoded by the coding sequence ATGACAATCAATATAGCCAATCTTAAAAAAGCATATGGTGATCAGATTATCTTTGATGACTTTTCTCAGGCAATAGAAACGAATCGAATTACCGGTATTACCGGGCCTTCAGGAGCTGGAAAAACAACCCTGCTGCGTTTGCTTTCTGGTCTGGAGAAAGCAGATGGGGGGACCATAACCGGCGTTGAAAAGAATAACCTTTCTTTTATATTTCAGGAGCCAAGACTGCTTCCATGGCTGACTGTTCGACAAAACCTGCGTTTTGTGATGAATCAGCTTAATGTAAAAAGAACTGGACCCTTTGAAGATGAAATTGATCAGATGCTTTCACAGGTGGAGCTTACATCAGCAAAAGACCTATACCCTCAAGCCTTGAGTGGTGGAATGAAACAACGGGTTTCTATTGCCCGTGCTTTCCTTGTACCTTCTTCCTTGCTGATTATGGACGAACCTTTTGTCAATTTAGATGCTGAACTGAAAGACCGGCTGATGGAACTCTTCCTTTCGCTATGGGAAAAAAGCAAAAAAACGGTAATTTTTGTCTCTCACGATAATATTGAGATCAGAAAACTCTCCGATATCATTTTAACCCTATCTGAAAACCCTGTGAGGGTTCTTAAATCAGAAGAAAATATAAAACTGTAA
- a CDS encoding ABC transporter permease subunit: MKISTHWANKRIVKLGMVLFWILLWMLAAWRVDNPLVLPSPFDTIKGVITLSKSPDFFVSIVTTLIRVFSGVLISFLIGLILGIIGGLKPLFNEFLNPLVVTIKSVPVVSIIILINLWIESSLVPLLVTFLICFPITWTNIIQGIKATDTKLLEMAAIYRVSAIKILRNIYLPTLRPYASSALINAIGLGWKVTVTAEVLANAIPSVGMNLYYARIYLETDYLFSWTLVIVVLSYLIEKLTVKGLNRAGKGVLS, translated from the coding sequence GTGAAGATTTCTACTCATTGGGCCAATAAACGAATTGTTAAATTAGGGATGGTTCTATTTTGGATCCTCCTCTGGATGCTGGCAGCATGGCGGGTTGATAATCCGCTGGTGCTGCCTTCGCCATTTGATACGATAAAAGGGGTCATTACGCTTTCTAAGTCTCCGGATTTTTTTGTAAGTATTGTGACTACCCTGATTCGGGTTTTTTCGGGTGTTCTAATTTCTTTCCTGATTGGTCTAATTCTGGGGATTATTGGCGGCCTTAAGCCCTTATTTAATGAGTTTTTAAATCCTCTGGTGGTGACTATTAAATCAGTTCCGGTTGTTTCAATTATTATTCTGATCAACCTCTGGATTGAATCGTCTCTGGTTCCTCTGCTGGTGACCTTTCTGATCTGTTTTCCAATTACCTGGACTAACATCATTCAGGGGATAAAAGCAACCGATACAAAACTGCTGGAAATGGCGGCAATCTATCGGGTATCTGCAATAAAAATATTAAGAAATATTTATCTGCCAACTCTCAGACCTTACGCTAGTTCGGCTCTGATTAACGCCATTGGTTTAGGCTGGAAAGTAACAGTGACAGCCGAGGTTTTGGCAAATGCCATCCCTTCGGTAGGGATGAATCTGTATTATGCCAGAATTTATCTGGAGACAGATTATCTTTTTTCATGGACACTGGTGATTGTTGTGTTAAGTTATCTGATCGAAAAACTGACGGTTAAAGGCCTTAACCGCGCCGGTAAAGGAGTCTTGTCATGA
- a CDS encoding ABC transporter substrate-binding protein has product MKKWIVLLLATVSLVFMMAGCQTETAEPQTVKVGTLAGPTGMGMAQMMVNGVDLGENITTEFVLAGAPDQLTASVISGEVQMAAVPSNLAAVLYNKTEGQIVLGSVNTLGVLYIVADESEGIASIADLKGKTILASGQGSTPEYVLNYLLEKNGLTPGVDVTINYVAEHSEVVTALAAGNATVAMLPEPFVTTITAKKANIKVAVDMTEAWAQVGDGSELQMSTLIVNKEWATANPDAFDAFLQAYEGSINDLNENPAEGAQNIVEAGIMGDAAIAEAAIPNCNIVFISVADAKDSLNDYYNVLYGFEPKSVGGALPGEDFYSLGQ; this is encoded by the coding sequence ATGAAAAAATGGATTGTGTTGCTTCTGGCAACGGTGAGTCTGGTGTTTATGATGGCTGGCTGTCAGACCGAAACGGCTGAACCGCAAACGGTTAAAGTGGGTACCCTGGCTGGGCCGACGGGTATGGGAATGGCTCAAATGATGGTTAATGGTGTAGATCTGGGTGAGAATATCACCACCGAATTTGTTTTGGCAGGTGCGCCGGACCAGCTTACGGCCAGCGTTATCAGTGGTGAAGTCCAGATGGCGGCGGTTCCTTCAAATTTAGCAGCGGTTTTATATAATAAAACTGAAGGTCAGATTGTTTTGGGATCGGTCAATACCCTTGGAGTTTTATATATCGTCGCGGATGAGTCAGAAGGTATTGCCTCTATTGCAGATTTAAAAGGGAAAACTATTCTGGCAAGCGGACAGGGATCAACGCCGGAATATGTCCTGAATTACCTGCTTGAGAAAAACGGCTTGACACCGGGAGTTGATGTGACCATTAATTATGTGGCTGAGCATAGCGAGGTTGTAACGGCACTGGCAGCAGGTAATGCCACAGTAGCGATGCTGCCGGAACCTTTTGTAACGACGATCACTGCCAAGAAAGCAAATATTAAGGTTGCAGTGGATATGACTGAAGCCTGGGCGCAAGTCGGTGATGGTTCTGAGCTTCAGATGTCAACCCTGATCGTTAATAAAGAATGGGCGACAGCCAATCCTGATGCTTTTGATGCTTTTCTGCAGGCTTATGAGGGCTCCATTAATGATTTAAACGAAAATCCGGCTGAAGGTGCGCAAAATATTGTCGAAGCAGGAATTATGGGGGATGCGGCCATCGCTGAAGCTGCAATTCCAAATTGCAATATTGTATTTATTTCTGTAGCGGACGCAAAAGATTCGCTAAATGACTATTATAATGTTTTATATGGATTTGAACCAAAATCTGTTGGAGGAGCTCTGCCAGGTGAAGATTTCTACTCATTGGGCCAATAA
- a CDS encoding FtsX-like permease family protein has protein sequence MKALNKDILREIKKTKSRFISIVAIIALGVCFFVGIKATGPSMEYTANVYYETQRLMDFRLVSTFGFQDDDIAALGKTEGVETIMAGYSADVIIDEGEKRPVIRLYSVPEDQSLNQLVLVEGRLPQKSGEIVVEAPYEDSVVGSVDYVIGDTITLDSDLSGEPRSDTIVPDTYTIVGFVRSPQYVSFDRGTTSVGNGNVAFYGFIPQADFAYERYTEVYVKTSALADGESAFSKEYWTLIDGFEQNLEAVGAQRLEINYSEIMNEAQEKLDEGYAEYNDGQREFLEGIASGETELADARAQLVSGEIEIEAGYDELFSTMATTEATLADSKAQLDAARAGLIAGENELADKIAEANAQLDQGREGIVQLTQAIEQMEAADPSDQLPELQAQLAEVQTQIDEGEAAIAGLNEQIAGLQIQIEALDPDDPNYEDQLAVLQAQIEELNVSVSAIETQLQPAYQAQLQLQAGIDEILNFQQTLEQTRAQLEALQTQVEQGQAALDAEQAAAEAQLQDGWNQYYSGLAAYNQGYAQYQAGIDEGFATLANAEAEIADGWNQYYDGVAQLEESRAEGQAELDEAAAELADAQQEVDDIEEGKLYLFDRDDNPGYRSYGEDATRINKIANVFPLFFLLVAALVSFTTMTRMVEEQRTQIGTLKALGYRHSQIASKFVVYAVLAGLTGAVIGIIVGLNTLPYLIAGAYGMMYQIPDLLISPPWLPIIISAVMAVFCTVAAAGLATVVELREQPSELMRPKAPKIGKNILLERIPLIWKRLGFIEKVTARNLMRYKGRFFMTVIGIAGCTALILAGFGLQDAITTIIPKQFGEIAVYDGLLAFKESGTIEEKTAIKDELNADNRFSENMLAYQTSMKVEKSGDDYSKSVYLLVPETTDQLDDYIHVKNQETDESLDLSQGAIITEKASRDLNVAIGETIRVFNDDDSYEVEIAGIAENYLENYLYMSPETYSQIVGQEPEFNVAYINIPDTNETLETQIAGDWLAKDDVVSLNFTGSIIESSEDSMGSLNIVILVLILSAAALAGVVLYNLTNINISERVREIATIRVLGFYDMETYNYIFRENIVLALVGVIVGLFLGTGLNNLIINTMETDMTTFVREIELSSYLLAGALTMIFTLIINVVMTPIIKRINMVESLKSIE, from the coding sequence ATGAAAGCACTCAATAAGGATATTTTACGCGAAATTAAAAAAACCAAAAGCCGGTTTATTTCTATCGTGGCGATCATCGCTCTGGGCGTCTGCTTTTTTGTGGGTATAAAAGCGACCGGTCCCAGCATGGAATACACGGCAAATGTATATTATGAAACCCAGCGTCTGATGGATTTCAGGCTTGTCTCAACTTTTGGTTTTCAGGACGATGATATAGCAGCGTTGGGAAAAACGGAGGGTGTGGAAACGATCATGGCCGGTTATTCGGCTGATGTAATCATCGATGAAGGTGAGAAGCGTCCGGTCATAAGGCTTTATTCTGTACCGGAAGACCAAAGTCTTAATCAGCTGGTGCTGGTCGAGGGACGGTTGCCGCAAAAGTCCGGAGAGATTGTTGTGGAAGCCCCCTATGAAGATAGCGTGGTAGGTTCGGTTGATTATGTAATTGGTGATACGATTACGCTTGACTCTGATCTTTCGGGGGAACCCCGTAGCGATACGATCGTACCAGATACTTATACCATTGTCGGTTTTGTCAGATCACCTCAGTATGTTTCCTTTGACCGGGGAACGACTTCCGTAGGGAATGGTAATGTCGCCTTTTACGGGTTCATCCCGCAAGCCGATTTTGCTTATGAACGCTATACCGAAGTGTATGTAAAAACATCAGCATTGGCCGATGGAGAATCTGCTTTTTCTAAGGAATACTGGACCTTGATTGACGGTTTTGAACAAAATCTGGAGGCTGTTGGTGCCCAGCGTCTGGAAATCAATTATTCTGAAATTATGAATGAGGCCCAGGAAAAGCTTGATGAAGGGTATGCAGAATATAATGATGGACAAAGGGAGTTTCTTGAAGGCATTGCCAGTGGAGAAACGGAACTTGCCGATGCCAGAGCACAACTGGTTAGTGGTGAGATAGAAATTGAAGCTGGTTATGATGAGCTTTTCTCGACTATGGCAACAACTGAAGCAACACTGGCAGACAGTAAGGCTCAGCTTGATGCCGCCAGAGCAGGTTTAATTGCCGGTGAAAATGAACTGGCAGATAAAATTGCCGAAGCAAATGCTCAGCTGGATCAGGGACGAGAAGGGATTGTTCAATTGACACAAGCGATTGAACAGATGGAAGCCGCTGATCCGTCAGATCAGTTGCCAGAATTGCAGGCGCAGTTGGCCGAGGTTCAGACTCAGATTGATGAGGGTGAGGCTGCTATTGCAGGTTTAAATGAACAGATTGCTGGCCTTCAGATTCAAATTGAAGCTTTAGATCCGGACGATCCCAATTATGAAGACCAGCTGGCAGTATTGCAGGCCCAGATTGAAGAACTGAACGTTTCCGTAAGTGCCATTGAGACCCAGCTTCAACCGGCTTATCAGGCACAGTTACAGCTCCAAGCCGGAATTGATGAAATCCTGAATTTTCAGCAGACGCTTGAACAGACCAGGGCGCAATTAGAGGCTCTGCAGACTCAGGTGGAACAGGGTCAGGCAGCTCTTGATGCCGAACAGGCAGCAGCTGAAGCTCAGCTTCAGGATGGCTGGAACCAGTACTATAGTGGTCTGGCTGCCTATAATCAGGGTTATGCTCAGTATCAGGCTGGCATCGATGAAGGCTTTGCGACCTTGGCAAATGCTGAAGCAGAAATTGCCGATGGCTGGAATCAGTATTATGATGGCGTGGCCCAGCTGGAAGAAAGTCGGGCCGAAGGTCAAGCTGAGCTTGATGAGGCAGCGGCAGAGCTGGCCGATGCGCAACAAGAAGTGGATGATATTGAAGAAGGAAAATTGTATCTCTTTGATCGCGATGATAACCCTGGATATCGCAGCTATGGCGAGGATGCTACTCGAATAAATAAAATTGCCAATGTTTTTCCCTTATTTTTCTTATTAGTAGCGGCACTGGTATCTTTTACGACCATGACGCGAATGGTGGAAGAACAAAGAACGCAAATTGGGACATTAAAGGCATTGGGCTATCGTCATTCACAGATTGCCTCAAAATTTGTTGTTTATGCGGTATTGGCTGGATTAACCGGTGCGGTGATTGGAATCATCGTGGGGCTAAACACTTTGCCATACCTTATTGCCGGGGCTTACGGGATGATGTATCAAATCCCAGACCTACTGATTTCTCCGCCCTGGCTACCGATAATCATCAGTGCTGTAATGGCTGTTTTCTGTACAGTGGCGGCAGCTGGTCTGGCGACAGTCGTTGAACTTAGAGAACAGCCCTCCGAGTTGATGCGACCTAAAGCACCTAAGATTGGTAAAAATATTTTATTGGAGCGTATTCCTTTAATCTGGAAACGGTTGGGCTTTATTGAAAAAGTGACGGCCAGAAATCTGATGCGTTACAAAGGGCGTTTCTTTATGACGGTCATTGGGATTGCCGGATGTACAGCCTTGATACTTGCCGGTTTTGGTCTGCAGGATGCGATAACGACAATTATTCCCAAGCAGTTTGGGGAGATAGCAGTCTACGATGGGCTGTTGGCTTTTAAAGAAAGTGGGACCATAGAAGAAAAGACCGCAATAAAAGATGAGCTCAATGCTGATAATCGCTTTTCAGAAAATATGCTGGCCTATCAGACCAGTATGAAAGTTGAAAAAAGCGGTGATGACTACAGCAAATCAGTTTATCTCCTGGTTCCTGAAACAACTGACCAGCTGGATGACTATATTCATGTCAAAAATCAGGAGACAGATGAATCTCTGGATTTATCTCAGGGGGCGATTATCACAGAAAAGGCCTCCCGGGATTTAAACGTAGCAATCGGGGAAACCATTAGGGTATTTAATGATGACGATTCTTATGAAGTTGAAATAGCTGGAATCGCTGAAAATTACCTGGAAAATTATCTTTATATGTCACCGGAAACATATTCCCAGATTGTTGGTCAGGAACCTGAGTTTAATGTGGCCTATATCAATATACCGGACACGAATGAGACCTTGGAAACACAGATTGCTGGTGACTGGCTTGCTAAAGATGATGTGGTCTCGTTAAACTTTACTGGCAGTATTATCGAATCTTCTGAAGACAGTATGGGAAGTTTGAATATTGTCATTCTGGTTTTGATCCTTTCAGCGGCAGCTTTGGCTGGAGTGGTTTTATATAATCTGACCAATATTAATATTTCCGAACGTGTCAGAGAGATTGCCACCATTCGGGTACTGGGTTTTTATGACATGGAAACCTATAATTATATTTTTAGAGAAAATATTGTCCTGGCTTTGGTTGGTGTTATTGTGGGATTATTTTTAGGGACCGGCCTGAATAACCTGATTATTAATACCATGGAGACCGATATGACGACTTTTGTTCGGGAGATTGAATTGAGTTCATATTTACTGGCAGGTGCCTTGACAATGATCTTTACCCTGATTATCAATGTGGTTATGACACCGATTATTAAACGCATCAATATGGTTGAATCGCTGAAGTCGATAGAATAA
- the addA gene encoding helicase-exonuclease AddAB subunit AddA produces MNKKWTAEQLAAIENRYENLLVSAAAGSGKTALLIERILRIVLEDQIDVDKLLVLTFTRAAAGEMKNRLNQTFSKALEGTESEDRAKILKQMSLLGNASISTFHVFCMSLLRQYFYKIDLDPGFVIGNDIDMALLRKEALEEVFELEYEKAEEGKDILFLELVDKYSGNRNDTVLKELVEQFYFFLNAQPYKEKWCEKALSLFDIEEAAFMKEHLWGQKFSQIADFKLSAIKNAYACGLDLSELEGFEKVQVLLEEESKAVERALLLFSQSDAEAEWLEALKRIDFGRFPSSKKMDPDLKKQIKDLRDQGKEGIKDLIAYFEKGFLLKELKGLKPLIEKLVQVTFLMDQIYQSKKLEKNALDYNDLEQLALKLLEDETVSEEVRNRFDFVFIDEYQDTNEMQETILKKVVRSDNYFMVGDVKQSIYRFRLADPGIFMEKYESFGESQGGALINLNRNFRSSETIINGINEIFSAIMSKELGEIDYNEKVALYPGLKCSENNLKPEIHVIYQPKDQLSDELSDMTTAELEARFIAKKIMTQIGSPLYRSRDGLEKPVEYRDIGVLLRSLAGREEIFLKVFQEYGIPVYFEGGSRYYESLEIRTILNLLNLIDNGHQDLALLSVMVSPIGKLTTDDCTVIRIAYPDGFFYEAAEKYMAEKEDDLSKRLKVFYEQVEGFREDSKQLPVEEFLWKIFMETGYFGLVGCLPGGEQRQNNLKILLKRAADYKKSTLKGLYQFVRFIESMKKHSQDVSPSRSLSEQENVVRLMTVHKSKGLEFPVVFIAGLNRNFNKRDNSRAILFHKNLGICPDFVDEKNRYKAQTIAKQVCMEQNLREMLSEEMRILYVGMTRAEEKLHLVAAGKITDKQSARWQKAPEPENLLSASCFLDWIMMAVLKAGRLEASELQNEKHFTIQQIFDPGKLMPVDQSLETTNKIFDKVDETMSENISSILSFDYQQGLKETLPGKMSVTEIKNLQNSKRQSISVSEVLSNQSFSSRIQKPVFMESREETLTGAEKGTALHLFMEVLDLEKYRKILESQGDEGISQFLLSERERLIVDRYLGHAQGMSIDLKLVQTFFNTDLGNRILTAATIKREWPFTLKVSPATIRPEWEDYRQSVMVQGVIDCAFIENGEWVIVDYKTDYLKDQQDYQNRLETYRAQVEFYAKAVETLTQIPVREKIICFIRMGKIFL; encoded by the coding sequence ATGAACAAGAAATGGACAGCTGAGCAGCTTGCAGCGATTGAGAATCGGTATGAGAATCTTTTAGTATCTGCAGCTGCCGGATCGGGTAAAACGGCGCTTTTGATAGAACGGATTTTGCGGATTGTCCTGGAGGATCAGATCGATGTCGACAAACTGCTGGTTTTAACCTTTACCAGGGCTGCTGCCGGTGAAATGAAGAATCGTTTGAATCAGACTTTTTCGAAAGCACTTGAAGGGACAGAATCAGAGGACCGTGCAAAAATTTTAAAGCAGATGAGTCTGCTGGGAAACGCTTCAATCTCAACATTTCATGTTTTTTGCATGAGCCTTTTACGACAGTATTTTTATAAAATTGACTTGGATCCGGGATTTGTGATCGGCAATGATATTGATATGGCCCTGCTTCGTAAGGAAGCCCTGGAAGAGGTATTCGAATTAGAATATGAAAAGGCAGAAGAAGGCAAGGACATTCTTTTTCTTGAACTGGTCGATAAGTATTCGGGAAACCGCAATGATACGGTCTTAAAAGAACTGGTGGAACAGTTTTACTTTTTTTTAAATGCCCAGCCTTATAAAGAAAAGTGGTGTGAAAAAGCGCTTTCTTTATTTGATATCGAAGAAGCTGCTTTTATGAAAGAACATTTGTGGGGCCAAAAATTTTCTCAAATAGCAGACTTTAAATTGAGTGCTATAAAAAACGCCTATGCATGTGGTTTGGATCTTTCAGAGCTGGAAGGATTTGAGAAAGTGCAGGTGCTTCTTGAAGAGGAATCCAAAGCCGTGGAAAGGGCCCTTTTACTCTTTTCTCAGTCAGATGCGGAAGCAGAATGGCTGGAGGCCTTAAAAAGAATTGATTTTGGACGCTTCCCCTCCTCTAAAAAAATGGATCCGGACTTAAAAAAACAGATTAAAGACCTTCGCGATCAGGGCAAAGAGGGGATTAAAGATCTGATTGCTTACTTTGAAAAAGGCTTTTTACTGAAAGAACTAAAAGGGTTGAAACCGCTGATTGAAAAGCTGGTGCAGGTAACCTTTTTAATGGACCAGATTTACCAGTCAAAAAAACTGGAAAAAAATGCTCTGGATTATAATGATCTGGAACAATTGGCCCTTAAGCTTTTGGAGGATGAAACGGTATCAGAAGAAGTCCGTAACCGTTTTGATTTTGTTTTTATTGATGAATATCAGGATACCAATGAGATGCAGGAAACCATTCTTAAAAAAGTTGTCCGTTCCGATAATTATTTTATGGTAGGTGATGTTAAACAGAGCATATATCGTTTTCGTCTGGCAGATCCAGGAATTTTTATGGAAAAGTATGAAAGTTTTGGAGAAAGCCAGGGAGGGGCTTTAATTAACCTAAACCGAAATTTCAGAAGTTCAGAAACCATTATTAATGGGATCAATGAAATTTTTTCAGCAATTATGTCGAAAGAATTGGGGGAGATTGACTACAATGAAAAGGTCGCTTTGTATCCGGGGCTTAAATGCAGCGAGAATAATCTCAAGCCGGAGATTCATGTAATTTATCAGCCCAAGGACCAATTATCCGATGAATTGTCAGACATGACGACAGCCGAACTGGAAGCACGTTTCATAGCAAAAAAAATTATGACTCAAATTGGCAGCCCCCTTTATCGGAGTCGGGACGGGCTTGAAAAACCCGTGGAATATCGGGATATTGGGGTTCTCCTTCGCAGTCTTGCCGGTCGGGAAGAGATTTTTTTAAAGGTTTTTCAGGAATACGGGATACCTGTTTATTTTGAAGGGGGATCACGGTATTATGAATCACTGGAGATTAGGACCATTCTAAATCTTTTGAACCTGATCGATAACGGTCATCAGGATCTTGCCTTGTTGAGCGTTATGGTTTCACCAATTGGAAAACTTACAACTGATGACTGTACAGTGATCCGAATTGCTTATCCTGATGGCTTTTTCTATGAAGCAGCAGAAAAGTATATGGCAGAAAAGGAGGATGACCTTTCGAAGCGGCTTAAGGTTTTCTATGAACAGGTAGAGGGCTTTCGGGAGGACTCGAAGCAATTGCCAGTGGAGGAGTTTCTCTGGAAAATTTTTATGGAAACCGGTTATTTCGGCCTGGTCGGCTGTCTGCCGGGAGGAGAGCAGAGGCAGAATAACTTAAAAATTCTTTTGAAGCGGGCGGCTGACTATAAAAAATCGACGCTCAAGGGTCTTTATCAGTTTGTCCGTTTCATTGAAAGTATGAAAAAGCACAGTCAGGATGTTTCGCCGTCACGCAGTCTTTCAGAGCAGGAAAATGTGGTTCGTCTGATGACTGTTCACAAAAGTAAGGGGCTGGAGTTCCCGGTTGTCTTTATAGCGGGATTAAATCGAAACTTTAATAAGCGGGATAATTCGCGAGCGATACTTTTCCACAAAAATCTGGGGATCTGTCCTGATTTTGTGGATGAAAAGAACCGCTACAAGGCTCAGACCATTGCCAAACAGGTTTGCATGGAGCAAAATCTTCGGGAAATGCTGTCAGAAGAAATGCGAATACTTTATGTGGGAATGACCAGGGCTGAAGAAAAACTTCATCTGGTTGCTGCCGGGAAAATAACCGATAAACAATCTGCCAGGTGGCAGAAGGCCCCCGAGCCGGAGAATCTTCTATCGGCTTCATGTTTTCTTGACTGGATTATGATGGCGGTGCTTAAAGCTGGACGTTTAGAGGCTAGTGAGCTGCAAAATGAGAAACATTTTACCATTCAGCAGATTTTTGATCCAGGTAAGCTTATGCCGGTGGACCAGTCTTTAGAAACAACCAATAAAATTTTCGACAAAGTCGATGAGACCATGAGTGAGAACATCAGCAGCATTTTAAGTTTCGACTATCAGCAAGGCCTAAAAGAAACCTTGCCGGGGAAAATGAGCGTTACAGAGATTAAAAACCTTCAAAACAGTAAAAGACAAAGTATTTCTGTTAGTGAAGTTTTAAGCAATCAGTCTTTTTCAAGTCGTATTCAGAAACCGGTCTTTATGGAAAGCCGTGAAGAGACACTGACGGGTGCCGAAAAGGGAACTGCTTTGCATCTTTTTATGGAAGTGCTGGATTTAGAAAAGTATCGAAAGATTTTAGAATCCCAGGGGGATGAAGGGATCAGCCAGTTTTTACTTTCAGAAAGAGAGCGTTTAATTGTCGATCGATATTTGGGTCATGCCCAGGGGATGAGTATTGATCTTAAACTGGTCCAGACGTTTTTTAATACAGATCTGGGAAATAGAATTCTGACAGCAGCAACAATAAAGCGGGAATGGCCTTTTACACTTAAGGTCAGCCCAGCGACGATCCGTCCGGAGTGGGAAGATTATCGTCAGTCCGTTATGGTACAGGGGGTAATCGACTGTGCTTTTATTGAAAATGGCGAATGGGTGATTGTTGATTATAAAACAGACTATTTAAAGGACCAGCAGGACTATCAAAATAGACTCGAGACGTACAGGGCTCAGGTGGAATTTTATGCTAAGGCAGTCGAAACTTTAACCCAAATACCAGTTCGAGAAAAAATAATTTGTTTTATTCGTATGGGCAAAATATTTCTTTAA